A window of the Vanessa cardui chromosome 25, ilVanCard2.1, whole genome shotgun sequence genome harbors these coding sequences:
- the LOC124540393 gene encoding uncharacterized protein LOC124540393, translating to MCSVFLCCVRQLTLRSTKARQAEEQLQLTLQELKASRTQCDLLLKERDDNEQEFLQILNKNNALKSELSQLHLRYVEMEEQNNNLQEIVSGFDNCRDEYEQALMLTNDLKAKLHKAQLYISELENNNLNLKASQTQCLYDELVGYKATLVSPLTSNKDFDN from the exons ATGTGCAGTGTTTTCTTGTGTTGTGTTCGTCAGCTGACATTACGCAG CACCAAGGCGCGTCAGGCCGAGGAACAACTCCAGCTGACGCTCCAGGAACTAAAAGCATCCAGGACTCAGTGTGATCTACTGTTAAAAGAAAGGGATGATAATGAACAAGAATTCTtgcaaattcttaataaaaacaacgcaTTAAAATCTGAGCTTTCGCAGTTACATTTACGATATGTAGAAAtggaagaacaaaataataatttgcaagaaATAGTCAGTGGGTTTGATAATTGCAGAGATGAGTATGAGCAAGCTCTTATGCTCACCAATGACTTAAAAGCTAAATTACATAAGGCCCAACTATATATATCagaattagaaaacaataaccTCAACTTGAAGGCCTCTCAAACCCAGTGTCTATATGATGAACTGGTTGGATATAAAGCCACATTAGTGTCCCCGCTCACCAGTAACAAAGATTTCGACAATTGA